A stretch of DNA from Granulicella pectinivorans:
GAAGACGCAGGCTGCGCCGGTTGTCTTCTCGCCGGAGATCGCCCGCTCCATCATCGGCAATATCTTCGACGCGGCCAATGGCGACGCCATCTACCGCAAGGCGACCTTCTTCGCCGACATGCTCGGCCAGCAGGTCGCCGGCTCAAATGTCACGGTCGTCAACGACGGCACCATGGTGCATGATGGCATCGGCGGCTTCGGCACTTCACCCTTCGACGGCGAGGGCCTGCCCACGCGTCGCACGGTGCTCGTCGAAGATGGCGTGCTGAAGAGCTACGTGATGAACTGCTATACCGCTCGCAAGCTGGGCATGAAGTCGACCGGCAACGCTTCGCGTGGACTCGCCGGGGCACCCGGCATCGGAGCCGGGAACTTCTATCTTGAGCCTGGGACGCTCTCGCCGACCGAGATCCTTGGAGACATCAAACAGGGCCTCTACGTCACGGAGACAATGGGCTTCGGCGTCAATCTCGTCACCGGCGACTACTCGCAGGGAGCAAGCGGCATGTGGATCGAGAACGGCGAACTCGCGTATCCGGTCGAGGAGATTACGATCGCCGGGAATTTGAAAGACATGTACAAGAACATCGTCGCGATCGGCAACGACCTCGTCTTCCGCTCGGCCAGCGCCGCGCCGACGATCCGAGTTGAAGGGATGATGATCGCCGGGGCCTAGAGTCTCCTGATTGCCGTCAAGCGATCGATCGTTTCACCGCGCCGGATCTTCCGCGCTTGCCGCATGAGGTGCGCCACGGGATCTTTCGGGGCGCCCTCGTCATCGTCTTCGCTTTCTTCAGACAGGATCTCTGTGATCGTGTGCTCTGCCTGAGGGTCCGCGAACACACTCAGTTGGTGAAGCGCATTGCCCAGCGACGCAGCACCGGGATAGAAACCCCATTTCCTTTTTCCTCGAGCCTTGTGCCATCGCCAACGGAATCGCTGGTAGAGGAATGCGATCGCCACGAAAAGAACGAAACCGTATAGCCCAACCAAAAACATCGCATCGAAGCTCTGCTCAACATGCATCGTTCCCTCGTATCTCTCTGTCGTACGCAGGATGGAAAGCGCACACAAGGCGTCAGAAACGCTTGTGCCCGCAGTCTGCTGTTTATAGAGAGAGCGAGGGCGGAGGGATTTGAAAGAGGGAACGACGTATCGGAGCAGGAGAGAGAATCCCTTCGCGGACCGAAACCATCGGCGAGCACTGGGCTTGATCGATCACGGTTCCGAAGAGAAAGATCGGGACAAGCGAGACCATGGCAAGGGACGTCGCAGTATGCTCCATCCCGTGCGGAATCACGATGGCAAGCAGAAGCGCAGCCATCACACAGAGTAGGACGATCGTATGGAGTGTCCGAATCTGCCGTGTGGTCTTCATCGTGGCACCAGTATAGTGAACGGTCTCCGGATGAACCAGCGTTCTACAATCTCTCTGTGGCAGCCGGCTTTCAATTCGAGCACACCGTAGCTTTCTCCGAAGACTCCCCCGCCGAGTTTCTGCGCCAGATTCCGACAGGCGCTGGCGTTCTCTGCCTGCGTGGCCCCAACCCCACCGACGAGCCCTACCTCACACGCACCGCCGATCTCCGCCGCCGCGCCATGCGTCTGCTTGCGCCACCGGAGCTGACCGAAGGCGGCGTGCCCGTGCTCTCGAAGCGCCTGAATCTGCGTGGCCGTGTAGCCCTCATCGCGTGGTGCGCCACCGGGTCAGAGTTCGAGGCGCTTCTCTCGCTCTATCAGGCTGCGGCTGCGTCCTTTGGCTATGCTGAGGCCCGCCGGAGACTGCGTTTGCATACTCCGTTCTGCCTACGGTTCACGGCGGAGAACGCGCACCCGCGCCTTTATGCCACGAACCGTCTTTCAAAGCGCGGCCTCGCCCAGATGTTCGGTCCGTTTCCTTCGCGTGCCGCCGCCGACCGCTATGCCGACGCCGTGCTCGACCTCTTCAAGCTTCGTCGCTGCTACGAAGACCTCGAGCCGTATCCCGAGCATCCGGGATGCGTGTACCAGGAGATGAAGAAATGCCTCGCGCCCTGCAACCTCGCCTGCACGCCGGACGAGTACAGCGCCGAGGCTGCGGCCGTGAAGGCGTTCCTTGAGACGCGCGGCGAGAGCATGCTGGGCCAGATTGCCCAGGAGCGCGAGCAGGCGTCGGAGGAGATGGACTTCGAACGCGCCGCCAGCCTGCACCAGCAGTGGACCAAGGTCAAAGCCGCTGCGAGCCAGACCAGCGACCT
This window harbors:
- a CDS encoding TldD/PmbA family protein, with product MASDVVAKALRAGASDAEAVIYEGEEFSALVRMGQVETLKESGSRAIGLRVFLGTRSANTSSSDFSPESLDHLLDGAMQLARITGEDPFAGLPEPEEFGTLGGDLGLYFEDVNEQPPAERIEIARAVEAAALGYDERITNSGGGDFDTATSRKIMVNSRGFVGGYKRSYCGFSAAPIAQGPTGGMQRNYWYSSSRTTRKLEDPVMIGHEAARRTLSRLGARQVKTQAAPVVFSPEIARSIIGNIFDAANGDAIYRKATFFADMLGQQVAGSNVTVVNDGTMVHDGIGGFGTSPFDGEGLPTRRTVLVEDGVLKSYVMNCYTARKLGMKSTGNASRGLAGAPGIGAGNFYLEPGTLSPTEILGDIKQGLYVTETMGFGVNLVTGDYSQGASGMWIENGELAYPVEEITIAGNLKDMYKNIVAIGNDLVFRSASAAPTIRVEGMMIAGA
- a CDS encoding UvrB/UvrC motif-containing protein, coding for MAAGFQFEHTVAFSEDSPAEFLRQIPTGAGVLCLRGPNPTDEPYLTRTADLRRRAMRLLAPPELTEGGVPVLSKRLNLRGRVALIAWCATGSEFEALLSLYQAAAASFGYAEARRRLRLHTPFCLRFTAENAHPRLYATNRLSKRGLAQMFGPFPSRAAADRYADAVLDLFKLRRCYEDLEPYPEHPGCVYQEMKKCLAPCNLACTPDEYSAEAAAVKAFLETRGESMLGQIAQEREQASEEMDFERAASLHQQWTKVKAAASQTSDLVQELPMLRAVIVQATAGSDERLEAAVFLLEGGCLAGPVRLSTLGVRAVKEQTSVGSSLFAQPLMLQAVPLDGEATPSESPEERAALVLKTLEDKAGPERDLAMVSDHLSLVRRWYYRPEKQRVGEIFFPNPDGSWPVRRILRGAARMVLGDPGVMAETNREGVAAAKVKILHEGREGVERAVPVVSRRRKKVAAAETSETSSS